In Yersinia enterocolitica subsp. enterocolitica, one DNA window encodes the following:
- a CDS encoding ATP-binding protein: MLLSGQLHAALMTSRQGCDTGQPLTIHSIANSYSEDLLLPPATDARQSSRRTVKVGVVIDANTPFVVNRDDTSIEGIVADYLKIISDASQLSFQMIGYCDYGLVLNALENGQVDLMAGTPMPAQPGLIASHAFFTNRHVEVRSKNWDPTKRTHPETVAIVNNEPLSPEFLFNYHADKIVAYPNQLQGLLAVAYGNADVFVANATSANYLIDQLQLLTLQIRNFAPYHPAPYTFLALEKNQKLIDYINQILELLPSRATGDIQQRWFGSKHHYNIDAKLLLTEQELNWIQHHPEVTYVAPLDLAPLIFRDRQTGEMAGFSVDLIDIISRRTGIKFKPIYVKDTGEGLRDFAAGKIDMLPIVAVRNGQYGNNLYSSPVAQSLWGILTREDRNDINNVADLAGKRVGIQAGSTSGGVINNTLLAQKITFVEAPDTMTLVRMLQQGKVDAIIKNMMTANYLSAQNFTPNIKTVAVTGEEPLMMAFAISPKLPELKAIVDKVIESIPPEELDNIISEWSTFKPKPVSFDESLQDNEWLMLTLKISSGLLLVFGLYLGYLVFNKRRQAALLHARLLQQESIINALPFAVFIRTAAGELAVYNSHFAEAHQDKLNDLLNHNNEPANWPMTSPLDREIDKYCRQVLTHRKPQMVDLSLEINGELRDIFLWIIPLDNAERSLLGGWLDISQRKTVERQLEAARVEAESANRTKSTFLATISHELRTPMYAIMGLLELEIRSKQPVDKNTLVTVSKSAQSLMLLLDDIIDSAKIEAGQLSVHPAVVDFRQEIERMFTIYQPIADERNLRFSGWVDNQIPDLVMVDMLRVRQVMGNLLGNALKFTEQGSVSVDITWEAIDDKHGVMNIDITDTGIGISPAAQATLFQPFSQANEGKSPRFGGSGLGLWICHQLIHKMGGEITLESQLGKGTSLFITLPLEVASADDLPQESAIAVADEAQLNQLKNLRILVVDDLPANRQLLQQQLAFIGIEQVMSAENGAEAWQILQHYSFDAVITDYNMPLMNGYELAAHIRNSATMKELVIIGCTADAREESTTRCRDAGMNDCMIKPVTIDTLRTTLLRQEIISSDASMPSPPAIDDAAAQNNVPNFISNESATPLVAAQNKLKSLSGGNTDVGLQLLQSLLESNEQDTAVLTQLYSRFTVDDDSAMPAEVYKEMASLVHRIKGGVQLIDALPLVDSCIKLESLLQTQDKYAVINYGVDYLALLTKTNQLLVELIASYAEIGSSSP, from the coding sequence GTGTTACTGAGCGGGCAACTTCATGCTGCCCTGATGACCAGTCGTCAGGGGTGTGATACCGGTCAGCCGTTGACCATACACAGTATTGCAAACAGTTACAGTGAAGACTTATTACTCCCTCCAGCGACTGATGCCCGCCAATCAAGCCGGCGTACGGTAAAAGTGGGCGTGGTTATTGATGCCAATACCCCGTTTGTTGTTAACCGCGATGATACTTCCATCGAAGGTATTGTCGCGGATTATCTAAAAATCATCAGTGACGCCAGCCAACTCTCTTTCCAGATGATTGGTTATTGCGATTACGGCTTAGTACTGAATGCACTAGAAAATGGTCAGGTCGATTTAATGGCAGGCACCCCGATGCCCGCTCAGCCAGGACTTATTGCTTCCCATGCCTTCTTCACTAACCGGCATGTTGAGGTTCGTAGTAAGAACTGGGATCCCACCAAACGCACCCATCCGGAAACAGTGGCTATCGTCAATAACGAACCGCTTTCACCGGAGTTTTTGTTCAATTATCATGCTGATAAAATCGTCGCCTATCCTAACCAGCTACAAGGGTTACTGGCCGTTGCCTATGGTAATGCCGATGTGTTTGTCGCTAATGCCACATCTGCTAACTATTTGATTGACCAATTACAGCTGCTGACACTGCAAATTCGTAACTTTGCCCCTTATCACCCAGCCCCTTACACCTTTCTGGCGCTGGAAAAAAATCAAAAACTGATTGATTACATTAATCAGATTCTGGAATTACTGCCCAGCCGTGCCACAGGTGATATTCAACAACGTTGGTTTGGCAGCAAACACCATTATAATATTGATGCTAAATTACTTCTTACAGAACAAGAGCTTAATTGGATTCAGCATCATCCAGAGGTGACCTATGTTGCGCCACTGGATTTAGCTCCATTAATCTTCCGTGATCGTCAAACCGGTGAGATGGCCGGTTTCTCTGTTGATCTCATCGACATTATTTCACGCCGAACTGGCATTAAATTTAAGCCAATTTATGTGAAGGATACCGGTGAAGGCCTGCGTGATTTTGCTGCCGGAAAGATAGATATGCTGCCGATTGTTGCGGTACGCAATGGCCAATATGGTAATAACCTATACTCCTCGCCCGTCGCACAATCGTTGTGGGGTATTTTGACGCGAGAAGATCGTAACGATATCAACAACGTCGCGGATCTGGCGGGAAAACGCGTCGGGATACAAGCGGGCAGCACTTCCGGTGGCGTGATTAACAACACTCTTTTGGCACAAAAAATCACCTTTGTTGAAGCCCCCGATACCATGACGTTGGTGCGCATGTTACAACAAGGGAAAGTCGATGCGATTATCAAAAATATGATGACCGCTAACTATCTGTCAGCACAAAATTTTACCCCCAATATTAAAACGGTTGCGGTCACCGGCGAAGAGCCGCTGATGATGGCATTTGCTATCAGCCCGAAGCTTCCTGAATTAAAAGCCATCGTTGATAAAGTCATTGAATCTATCCCACCGGAAGAACTGGACAATATCATCAGCGAATGGAGCACGTTTAAACCTAAACCCGTCAGCTTTGATGAAAGTCTACAAGACAACGAATGGCTGATGTTAACGCTGAAAATCAGTTCAGGCCTGCTATTAGTGTTCGGTTTATATCTGGGTTATTTGGTATTCAATAAACGCCGTCAGGCTGCGTTGTTACATGCTCGTTTGCTACAACAAGAGTCGATTATTAATGCTCTACCATTCGCGGTATTTATTCGCACTGCTGCTGGAGAATTGGCCGTTTATAACAGCCACTTTGCTGAGGCGCATCAGGATAAGCTAAACGACCTGCTCAATCACAATAATGAGCCAGCCAATTGGCCAATGACCAGCCCGTTGGATCGCGAAATAGATAAATATTGCCGCCAGGTGTTAACCCACCGAAAACCGCAAATGGTTGATCTCTCGCTTGAGATCAACGGTGAGTTGCGTGATATCTTTCTGTGGATTATTCCGCTGGATAATGCTGAGCGCAGTCTGCTCGGTGGCTGGCTGGATATCAGCCAGCGCAAAACGGTTGAACGGCAACTGGAAGCCGCCCGCGTCGAAGCCGAAAGTGCTAACCGCACCAAGAGTACCTTCCTGGCGACCATTAGCCATGAGCTGCGCACCCCCATGTACGCCATTATGGGATTGCTGGAACTGGAGATACGCAGTAAGCAGCCGGTAGATAAAAATACATTGGTCACAGTTTCCAAGTCCGCTCAATCTCTGATGCTGTTACTTGATGACATCATCGACTCTGCCAAAATCGAAGCCGGGCAACTGAGTGTCCACCCCGCCGTTGTCGATTTCCGTCAAGAAATAGAGCGAATGTTTACGATTTATCAACCTATCGCCGATGAACGTAATCTGCGGTTCTCTGGTTGGGTGGATAATCAAATCCCTGATTTAGTCATGGTAGATATGCTGCGGGTACGGCAAGTCATGGGTAATCTATTGGGCAACGCGCTGAAGTTTACCGAACAAGGTAGCGTGTCAGTGGATATCACCTGGGAAGCTATTGACGACAAACATGGGGTAATGAATATTGATATTACCGACACCGGTATTGGCATTTCGCCTGCGGCGCAAGCCACATTATTCCAGCCATTCAGCCAGGCCAACGAGGGGAAATCACCGCGTTTCGGGGGTTCCGGTTTGGGGTTATGGATCTGCCATCAGCTGATTCATAAAATGGGTGGGGAAATTACCTTAGAAAGCCAGCTCGGCAAAGGTACCAGCCTGTTTATTACATTGCCGCTGGAAGTTGCCAGTGCCGATGATTTACCGCAGGAATCAGCCATTGCCGTCGCAGATGAAGCGCAACTGAATCAGTTGAAAAATTTGCGCATTCTGGTGGTAGATGATTTACCGGCTAACCGTCAGTTACTTCAACAACAGTTAGCCTTTATCGGTATCGAGCAAGTGATGAGTGCCGAGAATGGCGCTGAAGCCTGGCAGATATTGCAGCATTATAGTTTTGATGCCGTCATCACCGACTACAATATGCCGTTGATGAATGGCTATGAACTGGCGGCCCATATCCGTAATAGTGCCACGATGAAAGAGTTGGTCATCATTGGTTGCACCGCAGATGCGCGAGAAGAGAGTACCACCCGTTGCCGTGACGCCGGTATGAATGACTGTATGATTAAACCTGTCACTATCGATACACTGCGCACCACCCTGCTGCGTCAGGAAATTATTAGCAGTGATGCGAGTATGCCCTCTCCCCCGGCTATTGATGATGCCGCAGCACAAAATAACGTCCCGAATTTTATTAGCAATGAATCAGCGACTCCTCTTGTTGCAGCGCAGAATAAGCTAAAAAGCCTCTCGGGAGGCAATACAGATGTGGGGTTGCAGCTATTGCAATCATTGCTCGAGAGTAATGAGCAAGATACTGCGGTGTTAACACAGCTCTACTCACGCTTCACCGTCGATGATGATAGCGCTATGCCTGCTGAAGTTTATAAAGAAATGGCCAGTCTGGTTCATCGAATTAAGGGCGGCGTACAATTGATTGATGCTCTACCTCTGGTGGACAGCTGTATTAAACTCGAATCCCTACTGCAAACACAGGATAAATATGCCGTTATTAACTATGGCGTTGACTACCTGGCACTATTAACTAAGACGAACCAATTATTAGTGGAATTAATAGCCTCATACGCTGAAATAGGCAGTTCGTCGCCATAG
- a CDS encoding response regulator transcription factor, whose translation MTKSVMIVDDHPAIRVAIRALLSQSNEFSTIYESVDGSEALETLKNNTVDLVIIDIELPNFDGFSLLKKLQQRGFSGKSLFLSAKNEQVFAVRALQAGANGFISKNKDISEILFAAQNVLRGYSFFPSETLTQLAGQPSSHDPVNRARLLSEREINVLRYLVNGLSNKQIADEMFISNKTVSTYKTRILTKLGLSSVIELADYAHTHNLV comes from the coding sequence ATGACTAAATCAGTGATGATAGTTGATGACCACCCGGCAATTCGTGTTGCCATTCGTGCATTGCTTTCACAAAGCAACGAATTTTCAACTATTTACGAATCAGTTGATGGCAGTGAAGCCCTGGAAACATTAAAAAATAATACGGTTGACCTGGTTATTATCGATATTGAACTGCCAAACTTTGATGGTTTTTCATTGCTGAAAAAACTGCAACAACGTGGTTTTAGCGGTAAATCGTTATTTTTGTCAGCTAAGAATGAGCAGGTTTTTGCTGTGCGAGCATTACAGGCTGGAGCCAACGGTTTCATTAGTAAAAATAAAGATATTAGCGAAATTCTATTTGCCGCACAGAACGTATTACGCGGGTATTCTTTCTTTCCATCTGAAACCTTGACCCAATTAGCCGGGCAGCCTTCAAGCCATGATCCCGTCAATCGGGCTCGTTTGTTGTCAGAGCGAGAAATTAATGTTTTACGTTATCTGGTCAATGGTTTGTCAAATAAACAAATTGCCGACGAGATGTTTATCAGCAACAAAACTGTCAGTACCTATAAAACGCGCATCCTGACTAAATTAGGACTGAGTTCTGTAATTGAACTGGCAGATTATGCGCATACCCATAATTTGGTCTAG
- the fbpC gene encoding ferric ABC transporter ATP-binding protein, with protein sequence MTNESYESDKNHESDKKHFVELKHVTKRFGTNTVIDDLNLAIPKGEMVTLLGPSGCGKTTVLRLVAGLEKPTGGQIFIDGEDVTDRSIQQRDICMVFQSYALFPHMSLGENIGYGLKMLGRPKDEIRERVKEALALVDLDGFADRFVDQISGGQQQRVALARALILKPKVLLFDEPLSNLDANLRRSMRDKIRELQQQFNITSLYVTHDQSEAFAVSDTVLVMNKGKIMQIGAPQKLYRHPASHFMASFMGDANVFPARINSDSVEIFGYHIPRPQGFADGYQQATVGVRPEAITLSQQGDPSQRCTINKVAYMGPQYEVLVDWQGQSLLLQVNATQLQPAPGDSYYLQIHPYGMFVLTDAPQ encoded by the coding sequence ATGACTAACGAAAGCTATGAATCTGATAAAAATCATGAGTCTGATAAAAAGCATTTTGTCGAACTCAAACATGTCACCAAGCGTTTTGGCACTAATACCGTTATTGATGATTTAAATCTGGCTATCCCCAAAGGCGAAATGGTCACGCTGCTGGGGCCATCTGGCTGTGGTAAAACCACTGTCTTACGGCTGGTCGCTGGGCTGGAAAAACCCACTGGCGGGCAAATTTTTATCGATGGTGAAGATGTCACGGACAGATCTATCCAGCAGCGAGATATCTGTATGGTGTTTCAGTCCTATGCCCTGTTCCCGCATATGTCACTGGGCGAGAACATTGGTTATGGCTTGAAAATGCTAGGGCGGCCGAAAGATGAAATTCGCGAGCGGGTGAAAGAAGCACTGGCGTTGGTGGATTTAGACGGGTTTGCTGATCGTTTTGTCGATCAGATTTCTGGTGGGCAACAGCAACGAGTGGCACTGGCTCGGGCCCTTATCCTAAAACCTAAAGTGCTATTGTTTGATGAGCCGCTCAGTAACCTGGATGCCAACCTACGCCGCAGTATGCGTGATAAAATTCGTGAATTGCAGCAGCAGTTTAATATTACTTCGTTGTATGTTACGCACGACCAAAGCGAGGCTTTTGCCGTCTCTGATACCGTTTTGGTGATGAATAAAGGCAAAATCATGCAAATCGGTGCGCCACAGAAGTTATACCGCCACCCTGCTTCTCACTTTATGGCCAGTTTTATGGGTGATGCCAACGTATTCCCTGCACGAATCAACAGTGATAGCGTTGAAATTTTTGGTTATCACATTCCGCGCCCACAAGGATTTGCTGATGGATATCAGCAAGCTACGGTCGGTGTAAGGCCAGAAGCCATTACGTTAAGCCAGCAAGGTGATCCCAGCCAGCGCTGCACTATCAATAAAGTGGCTTATATGGGGCCGCAATATGAAGTATTAGTCGATTGGCAGGGTCAATCATTGCTATTACAAGTCAACGCGACGCAATTGCAACCCGCTCCTGGCGATAGCTATTATCTGCAAATTCACCCGTATGGCATGTTTGTCCTAACGGATGCGCCGCAGTAA
- a CDS encoding ABC transporter permease has protein sequence MTHSHALRLPQTRDTIFYWLAFAVAAFALLPAFSLDYGLLEASRSELLAAYGWSSLNISTLWFALPLVLLFRPLSPQGREHRTRHLFDAGFALFCALFVVITSAWLQRGLGFATIGLFIALGAVITLALARLEWLGGDRFVLGSLVTIIALITVFILFPSIAIFIPIFTDESGAFAPWQFMAILGQAHILQVIWNSFVLSVAVGIGCTFFGMVLAIYTTRIAKRSALLGRIFSILPIVTPPFVVGLGVTLMMGRSGYVTELMVTWFGLTNTNWLYGFTGIWLAQVLAFTPMSFMILDGAIKTIHPSLEEASYTLRASRWQTFMQVFLPLLKPALANSFLIVIVQSLADFSNPLVLGGNFDVLATQIYFYITGAQLDYPAASTLGVILLMFSLFIFCIQYMWIGKRSYVTISGKSSRGDVQPLPVSLVWGTTAMLYVWITFNVLLYGSIFYGSFTVNWGVDYTLTLNNFNQLFGQGFSDGAWPSLLDTLLYAGIAAPITAAFGLLIAYIVVRQQFRGKKTIEFSTMLCFAVPGTVAGVSYILAFNSAPVYLTGTAAIVIISMVMRNVPVGIRAGIAGLGQLDKSLDEASLSLRAGSLRTVIYILLPLLRPAILSALIYSFVRAMTTVSAIVFLVTPDTRVATSYILNRVEDGEYGIAIAYGSILIVVMLAIIFLFDYLVGEARIARSKASNAE, from the coding sequence ATGACTCACTCACATGCTCTGCGGCTCCCGCAGACACGGGATACCATTTTCTATTGGTTGGCCTTTGCCGTGGCTGCTTTTGCCTTATTACCCGCGTTCAGTCTGGATTATGGTCTGCTTGAGGCCAGCCGTTCTGAGCTACTGGCCGCCTATGGCTGGTCCAGTCTGAACATCAGCACATTATGGTTTGCCTTACCATTAGTGCTGCTTTTCCGGCCACTGTCCCCACAAGGACGCGAACACCGCACCCGACATCTGTTTGATGCCGGTTTCGCCCTATTCTGCGCTCTGTTCGTGGTCATCACTTCGGCCTGGCTGCAACGCGGGCTGGGTTTTGCCACGATTGGCTTGTTTATTGCCCTGGGAGCCGTCATCACACTGGCGCTCGCTCGCCTGGAATGGCTGGGAGGCGATCGTTTTGTCCTCGGTTCGCTAGTCACCATTATTGCCCTGATCACCGTGTTTATCCTGTTTCCCAGTATCGCTATTTTCATTCCCATCTTTACGGATGAAAGTGGGGCTTTTGCGCCCTGGCAATTTATGGCGATCCTTGGGCAGGCTCATATCCTGCAAGTTATCTGGAATTCATTTGTGCTATCGGTGGCGGTCGGTATCGGTTGTACCTTCTTTGGCATGGTGTTAGCCATATACACCACGCGAATTGCTAAACGCTCCGCATTGCTGGGGCGAATTTTCTCGATTTTGCCGATTGTCACCCCGCCTTTTGTGGTTGGCTTGGGTGTCACCTTGATGATGGGCCGCTCCGGTTACGTGACCGAATTAATGGTCACCTGGTTCGGGCTGACAAATACTAACTGGCTTTATGGTTTTACCGGTATCTGGTTGGCGCAAGTACTGGCCTTTACGCCGATGTCATTTATGATCCTCGATGGCGCGATAAAAACGATTCACCCGTCGCTGGAAGAAGCCTCTTATACCTTGCGGGCCAGCCGTTGGCAGACCTTTATGCAGGTATTTCTGCCGCTATTGAAACCGGCTCTGGCGAACTCATTCTTAATTGTCATCGTGCAATCACTGGCTGATTTCAGTAACCCACTGGTATTAGGCGGGAACTTTGACGTGCTCGCCACGCAAATCTACTTCTATATTACCGGCGCACAACTTGACTATCCGGCAGCGTCGACACTGGGTGTCATCCTGCTGATGTTCTCGCTGTTTATCTTCTGTATTCAGTATATGTGGATAGGCAAACGCTCCTACGTCACCATCTCCGGTAAATCTTCGCGCGGTGATGTTCAACCCTTGCCGGTCTCATTAGTCTGGGGCACAACAGCCATGCTGTATGTGTGGATTACCTTTAACGTATTGCTGTACGGCAGCATTTTCTATGGCAGTTTCACTGTCAACTGGGGAGTCGATTACACCCTGACGCTAAATAACTTCAACCAGTTATTTGGGCAAGGTTTCAGTGATGGCGCATGGCCTTCGCTGCTCGATACGCTGTTATACGCCGGTATTGCCGCCCCTATCACCGCCGCCTTTGGTCTGCTGATTGCCTATATCGTGGTACGTCAGCAATTCCGTGGCAAAAAAACCATCGAATTCAGCACCATGCTCTGTTTCGCCGTACCCGGAACCGTGGCGGGCGTCTCCTATATTCTGGCCTTTAACAGTGCGCCGGTGTACCTGACCGGTACGGCAGCTATCGTCATTATTTCAATGGTGATGCGCAATGTGCCCGTCGGGATACGCGCTGGGATTGCTGGTCTGGGCCAACTTGATAAATCGCTGGATGAGGCCTCACTCAGCTTGCGGGCCGGTTCGCTACGTACCGTGATTTACATTTTGCTGCCATTACTGCGCCCGGCAATTCTATCAGCACTGATTTATAGTTTTGTGCGGGCGATGACCACTGTCAGTGCCATTGTTTTCCTGGTAACGCCGGACACCCGAGTCGCCACCTCTTACATCCTTAACCGGGTAGAAGATGGCGAATACGGTATCGCGATTGCCTATGGCTCCATCCTGATTGTGGTGATGCTTGCCATCATCTTCCTGTTTGATTACCTGGTTGGCGAAGCGCGTATTGCCCGCTCGAAAGCCAGTAATGCTGAATAA